In Kitasatospora sp. NBC_00240, the following are encoded in one genomic region:
- the cobN gene encoding cobaltochelatase subunit CobN: MILLLSTSDTDLLSARASEGPVGFRLGNPARLTATDLPALVEGTDLVVVRLLGGRRAWQEGLDALLAGPRPVIVLTGEQAPDAQLMELSTVPAGIAAEAHAYLAHGGPANLAELGAFLSDTVLLTGHGFAAPASAPEWGPLERTATAENADGPVIAVLYYRAHHMSGNTAFVETLCRAIEDKGARPRPLFCSSLRGAEPELLAELGQADAIVTTVLAAGGTRPADASAGGDEEAWDAGALAALDRPILQALCLTWSRAAWEASDDGLSPLDTATQVAVPEFDGRLITVPFSFKELDEDGLTVYAADPERAARVAGIAVRHARLRHIPAAERRLALVLSAYPTKHARVGNAVGLDTPASAVRLLSRLREEGMDLGPLDGPDALPGLAPAADGDDSHEGDALIHALIAAGGYDQDWLTEDQLARNPVRIPAADYRRWYAELPAGLREEVERHWGPAPGELYVDRSRNPDGDIVLAALRAGNLLVLIQPPRGFGENPVAIYHDPDLPPSHHYLAAYRWIAAAQEDGGFGADAVVHLGKHGNLEWLPGKTAALSAECGPDAALGDLPLVYPFLVNDPGEGTQAKRRAHATLVDHLVPPMARAESYGDIARLEQLLDEHANIAAMDPAKLPAVRAQIWTLIQAARLDHDLGLDERPEDDGFDDFLLHVDGWLCEVKDAQIRDGLHVLGQAPAGVDRVNIVLAILRARQIWGGVAALPGLREALGLDEAALKLGATDAAEAKARELVEAMEAEDWAPEAVEKVAAGLPPAVAEVLDFGARQLVPRLAATTDELDAVLHALGGGFVKAGPSGSPLRGLVNVLPTGRNFYSVDPKAVPSRLAWETGQALAASLVERYQADNDGAFPSSVGLSLWGTSAMRTAGDDIAEAFALLGVRPVWDDASRRVTGLEAIDLAELGRPRIDVTLRISGFFRDAFPHVVNLLDDAVRLAARQEEADEQNYVRAHVQADLAVHGDERKATVRVFGSRPGTYGAGLLQLIDSRDWRTDADLAEVYTVWGGYAYGRDLGGRPAREEMETAYKRITVAAKNTDTREHDIADSDDYFQYHGGMVATVRALTGKAPTAYIGDSTRPETVRTRTLTEEAARVFRARVVNPRWMEAMRRHGYKGAFEMAATVDYLFGYDATTGVVADWMYEKLTQEYVLDPTNREFLAGANPWALHGISERLLEAASRGLWAEPDPELIEQLQAAFLETEGDLEGEG, encoded by the coding sequence ATGATCCTGCTTCTGTCGACCTCCGACACCGACCTGCTGAGCGCCCGCGCGTCCGAGGGCCCGGTCGGCTTCCGCCTCGGCAACCCCGCCCGGCTCACCGCCACCGACCTCCCCGCGCTGGTGGAGGGCACCGACCTGGTGGTGGTCCGGCTGCTCGGCGGGCGCCGCGCCTGGCAGGAGGGCCTGGACGCGCTGCTGGCCGGCCCCCGCCCGGTGATCGTGCTGACCGGCGAGCAGGCCCCGGACGCCCAGCTGATGGAGCTGTCCACCGTCCCGGCCGGCATCGCCGCCGAGGCGCACGCCTACCTCGCGCACGGCGGCCCGGCGAACCTCGCCGAGCTCGGCGCCTTCCTCTCCGACACCGTGCTGCTCACCGGCCACGGCTTCGCCGCGCCCGCCTCCGCGCCCGAGTGGGGGCCGCTGGAGCGCACCGCGACGGCGGAGAACGCCGACGGCCCGGTGATCGCGGTGCTCTACTACCGCGCCCACCACATGAGCGGCAACACCGCCTTCGTCGAGACGCTCTGCCGGGCGATCGAGGACAAGGGCGCCCGCCCCCGCCCGCTGTTCTGCTCCTCGCTGCGCGGCGCCGAGCCCGAACTGCTGGCCGAGCTGGGGCAGGCCGACGCGATCGTCACCACCGTGCTGGCGGCCGGCGGCACCCGCCCCGCCGACGCCTCGGCCGGCGGCGACGAGGAGGCCTGGGACGCGGGCGCGCTGGCCGCGCTGGACCGCCCGATCCTCCAGGCGCTCTGCCTGACCTGGTCGCGCGCCGCCTGGGAGGCCAGCGACGACGGCCTGTCCCCGCTGGACACCGCCACCCAGGTCGCCGTCCCCGAGTTCGACGGCCGCCTGATCACCGTCCCGTTCTCCTTCAAGGAGCTGGACGAGGACGGCCTGACCGTCTACGCCGCCGACCCCGAGCGGGCCGCCCGGGTGGCCGGCATCGCGGTGCGGCACGCCCGCCTGCGGCACATCCCGGCCGCCGAGCGCCGGCTCGCGCTGGTGCTCTCCGCGTACCCGACCAAGCACGCCCGGGTCGGCAACGCGGTCGGCCTGGACACCCCGGCCAGCGCGGTGCGCCTGCTGTCCCGGCTGCGCGAGGAGGGCATGGACCTCGGCCCGCTGGACGGCCCGGACGCGCTGCCCGGCCTGGCGCCGGCCGCCGACGGCGACGACTCGCACGAGGGTGACGCGCTGATCCACGCCCTGATCGCGGCCGGCGGCTACGACCAGGACTGGCTGACGGAGGACCAGCTCGCCCGCAACCCCGTCCGGATCCCCGCCGCGGACTACCGCCGCTGGTACGCCGAGCTGCCGGCCGGCCTGCGCGAGGAGGTCGAGCGGCACTGGGGCCCGGCCCCGGGCGAGCTGTACGTGGACCGCAGCAGGAACCCCGACGGCGACATCGTGCTGGCGGCGCTGCGGGCCGGCAACCTGCTGGTGCTGATCCAGCCGCCGCGCGGCTTCGGCGAGAACCCGGTCGCGATCTACCACGACCCCGACCTGCCGCCCTCGCACCACTACCTGGCCGCCTACCGCTGGATCGCGGCCGCCCAGGAGGACGGCGGCTTCGGCGCCGACGCGGTCGTCCACCTCGGCAAGCACGGCAACCTGGAGTGGCTGCCCGGCAAGACCGCGGCGCTGTCCGCGGAGTGCGGCCCGGACGCCGCGCTCGGCGACCTGCCGCTGGTCTACCCCTTCCTGGTGAACGACCCGGGCGAGGGCACCCAGGCCAAGCGCCGCGCGCACGCCACCCTGGTCGACCACCTGGTGCCGCCGATGGCGCGCGCCGAGAGCTACGGCGACATCGCCCGGCTGGAGCAGTTGCTCGACGAGCACGCCAACATCGCCGCGATGGACCCGGCCAAGCTGCCGGCCGTCCGCGCCCAGATCTGGACGCTGATCCAGGCCGCCCGGCTCGACCACGACCTCGGCCTGGACGAGCGTCCCGAGGACGACGGCTTCGACGACTTCCTGCTGCACGTCGACGGCTGGCTCTGCGAGGTGAAGGACGCCCAGATCCGGGACGGCCTGCACGTGCTGGGCCAGGCCCCGGCCGGCGTCGACCGGGTCAACATCGTGCTGGCCATCCTGCGGGCCCGGCAGATCTGGGGCGGCGTCGCCGCGCTGCCCGGCCTGCGCGAGGCGCTCGGCCTGGACGAGGCGGCGCTGAAGCTGGGCGCCACCGACGCGGCCGAGGCGAAGGCCCGCGAGCTGGTCGAGGCGATGGAGGCCGAGGACTGGGCGCCGGAGGCGGTCGAGAAGGTCGCCGCCGGGCTGCCGCCGGCCGTCGCCGAGGTGCTGGACTTCGGGGCCCGCCAGCTCGTCCCGCGGCTCGCCGCGACCACCGACGAGCTGGACGCGGTGCTGCACGCGCTGGGCGGCGGCTTCGTCAAGGCCGGGCCGTCCGGCTCGCCGCTGCGCGGGCTGGTCAACGTGCTGCCGACCGGCCGCAACTTCTACTCCGTCGACCCGAAGGCGGTGCCCAGCCGGCTCGCCTGGGAGACCGGCCAGGCGCTGGCCGCCTCGCTGGTGGAGCGTTACCAGGCGGACAACGACGGCGCGTTCCCGTCCTCGGTCGGCCTCTCGCTCTGGGGGACCAGCGCGATGCGCACGGCCGGCGACGACATCGCGGAGGCCTTCGCACTGCTCGGCGTGCGCCCGGTCTGGGACGACGCCTCGCGCCGGGTCACCGGCCTGGAGGCGATCGACCTGGCCGAGCTCGGCCGGCCGCGGATCGACGTGACGCTGCGCATCTCGGGCTTCTTCCGGGACGCGTTCCCGCATGTGGTCAACCTGCTGGACGACGCGGTGCGCCTGGCCGCCCGCCAGGAGGAGGCGGACGAGCAGAACTACGTCCGGGCGCACGTCCAGGCCGACCTCGCGGTGCACGGCGACGAGCGCAAGGCCACCGTCCGGGTGTTCGGCTCCCGTCCGGGCACCTACGGCGCCGGCCTGCTCCAGCTGATCGACAGCCGGGACTGGCGCACCGACGCCGACCTGGCCGAGGTCTACACGGTCTGGGGCGGCTACGCCTACGGCCGCGACCTCGGGGGCCGCCCGGCCCGCGAGGAGATGGAGACGGCGTACAAGCGGATCACCGTGGCGGCGAAGAACACCGACACCCGCGAGCACGACATCGCCGACTCGGACGACTACTTCCAGTACCACGGCGGCATGGTGGCCACCGTCCGGGCGCTCACCGGGAAGGCCCCGACGGCGTACATCGGCGACTCGACCCGCCCGGAGACCGTCCGCACCCGCACCCTCACCGAGGAAGCGGCCCGAGTCTTCCGTGCCCGGGTGGTCAACCCGCGCTGGATGGAGGCGATGCGCCGGCACGGCTACAAGGGCGCCTTCGAGATGGCGGCGACCGTCGACTACCTGTTCGGCTACGACGCCACCACCGGTGTGGTGGCCGACTGGATGTACGAGAAGCTCACCCAGGAGTACGTGCTCGACCCCACCAACCGGGAGTTCCTGGCCGGCGCCAACCCCTGGGCGCTGCACGGGATCAGCGAGCGGCTGCTGGAGGCGGCGAGCCGTGGCCTGTGGGCCGAGCCCGACCCGGAGCTGATCGAGCAACTGCAGGCGGCCTTCCTGGAGACCGAGGGCGACCTGGAGGGCGAGGGCTGA
- a CDS encoding VOC family protein encodes MKQTEVTVGAPSWAEITTADPAAAKAFYGELFGWRAETDPRPEAGGYTVMHLGDVAAAGLSPLYGPAQRTAWTVSFAVEDADAIVARVTAAGGQVLMEPMEVLDIGRFAVVADPSGAAFSLWQARTFAGAGVFNDPGALGWVELLTRDTGGAEAFYPAVFGWTINVVESYTQWGLDGADFGGMLAMGEQFPPDLPPHWLPYFAVADVDGTAARAATLGGEVLMPATSVPAGPRIAVLKDPQGAAFGVYRAGTGG; translated from the coding sequence ATGAAGCAGACCGAAGTGACCGTCGGAGCACCCAGCTGGGCCGAGATCACCACCGCGGACCCGGCGGCCGCCAAAGCCTTCTACGGCGAACTCTTCGGCTGGCGCGCCGAGACCGACCCGCGTCCGGAGGCCGGCGGCTACACCGTCATGCACCTGGGCGACGTCGCGGCCGCCGGCCTCAGCCCGCTGTACGGGCCCGCGCAGCGCACCGCGTGGACGGTCTCGTTCGCCGTCGAGGACGCCGACGCCATCGTCGCCCGGGTCACCGCCGCCGGCGGGCAGGTGTTGATGGAGCCCATGGAGGTGCTCGACATCGGCCGGTTCGCGGTGGTCGCCGACCCGTCCGGCGCGGCCTTCTCGCTCTGGCAGGCCCGCACCTTCGCCGGCGCCGGCGTCTTCAACGACCCGGGCGCCCTCGGCTGGGTCGAACTGCTTACCCGCGACACCGGGGGAGCCGAGGCGTTCTACCCCGCGGTCTTCGGCTGGACGATCAACGTCGTCGAGTCCTACACCCAGTGGGGCCTGGACGGCGCCGACTTCGGCGGGATGCTCGCGATGGGCGAGCAGTTCCCGCCCGACCTGCCGCCGCACTGGCTGCCCTACTTCGCCGTCGCGGACGTGGACGGCACCGCGGCCCGGGCCGCCACCCTCGGCGGGGAGGTCCTGATGCCGGCCACCTCGGTGCCGGCGGGCCCGCGGATCGCCGTCCTCAAGGACCCGCAGGGGGCCGCGTTCGGCGTCTACCGGGCAGGCACCGGGGGCTGA
- the cobG gene encoding precorrin-3B synthase — MSPSPDLAGPGPGVPDRARGDACPGALRLHTADDGALARVRLPGGLLTVGQVLALADAAEQLGDAQLETTSRGNVQLRGLPEGCGQDLGARLRAAGLLPSDRHERVRNIVASPLAGVDGNGHADVTTWARELDAALCAADWSTGLSGRFLFALDDGRGDVAGLDADVTLIASPDGQALLRLGRATTGPRVPAGQAVATALRAAEDFLTLLRESGTKAWRIREADPDGTRLTPPGTVLVPLPALPGALPQAGPVTGPDGRHGLSVGLPFGRAGVAQWRLLAAAATDGAGELRVTPWRGAVLPGLDPARSPGWADRLAAAGLGLDPHSPWERAMACTGTPGCAKSLADVRGDAAHALATAGPGAGGLLPVHWSGCERRCGHPAGEWVDVLATPDGYRVAVRRPDVTSTDQATTTQQMADAVARARRTK; from the coding sequence ATGTCACCCTCACCCGACCTCGCAGGACCGGGCCCCGGCGTGCCCGACCGGGCGCGCGGGGACGCGTGTCCGGGGGCCCTTCGCCTACACACCGCCGACGACGGCGCGCTCGCCCGAGTCCGGCTGCCCGGCGGTCTGCTGACGGTCGGTCAGGTTCTCGCGCTGGCCGACGCGGCCGAGCAGCTCGGGGACGCGCAGCTGGAGACCACCTCGCGCGGCAACGTCCAACTGCGCGGCCTCCCCGAGGGCTGCGGGCAGGACCTCGGCGCCCGGTTGCGGGCCGCCGGCCTGCTGCCCTCCGACCGGCACGAGCGGGTCCGCAACATCGTCGCCTCGCCGCTCGCCGGCGTCGACGGCAACGGGCATGCGGACGTGACCACTTGGGCCCGCGAACTGGACGCCGCCCTGTGCGCCGCGGACTGGTCCACCGGGCTGTCCGGCCGCTTCCTGTTCGCCCTCGACGACGGCCGCGGCGACGTCGCCGGGCTCGACGCCGATGTGACATTGATCGCAAGCCCCGACGGCCAGGCACTCCTGCGCCTCGGGCGTGCCACCACCGGGCCGCGGGTGCCGGCCGGGCAGGCCGTCGCCACCGCGCTGCGCGCCGCCGAAGACTTCCTCACGCTGCTGCGCGAGAGCGGCACCAAGGCCTGGCGGATCCGCGAGGCCGACCCGGACGGCACCCGGCTGACGCCGCCCGGGACCGTCCTCGTCCCGCTGCCCGCCCTGCCGGGAGCGCTGCCGCAGGCCGGCCCGGTGACCGGACCGGACGGACGGCACGGCCTCTCGGTCGGACTGCCGTTCGGACGCGCCGGCGTCGCGCAGTGGCGGCTGCTCGCGGCGGCCGCCACCGACGGCGCCGGCGAACTGCGGGTGACCCCCTGGCGCGGTGCGGTGCTCCCCGGCCTCGACCCCGCCCGGTCGCCCGGGTGGGCCGACCGGCTGGCCGCCGCCGGCCTCGGACTCGACCCGCACTCCCCGTGGGAACGCGCCATGGCCTGCACCGGCACCCCCGGCTGCGCCAAGTCCCTGGCGGACGTCCGCGGTGACGCGGCCCACGCCCTCGCGACCGCCGGCCCCGGTGCCGGCGGCCTGCTGCCCGTGCACTGGTCGGGCTGCGAGCGGCGCTGCGGGCATCCGGCGGGCGAGTGGGTGGACGTGCTCGCCACGCCGGACGGATACCGGGTGGCCGTCCGCCGCCCGGACGTCACGTCCACCGACCAAGCAACGACAACGCAACAGATGGCCGACGCAGTGGCCCGGGCCCGGAGGACCAAGTGA
- a CDS encoding helix-turn-helix transcriptional regulator — translation MTQAELAARIGVTRQTVIAIEQGRYSPSLEMAFQIARAFAVPLDDVFQYPDHQPAAGPGSEGDPS, via the coding sequence ATGACCCAGGCGGAGCTGGCGGCCCGGATCGGCGTCACCCGCCAGACCGTGATCGCCATCGAGCAGGGCCGCTACTCCCCCTCGCTGGAGATGGCCTTCCAGATCGCCCGGGCCTTCGCCGTCCCGCTCGACGACGTCTTCCAGTACCCGGACCACCAGCCGGCCGCCGGGCCGGGCAGTGAAGGAGACCCCTCGTGA
- the ribA gene encoding GTP cyclohydrolase II codes for MPQHGTATVRSRVRIPLTFPDGYHADAEVFTFHGLTDGAEHLALALGEVRGTPLVRLHSECLTGDVFGSDRCDCGPQLRESVERISEAGGYLLYLRQEGRGIGLYNKLDAYALQDAGLDTYDANTALGLPEDGRDYTAAAQMLAALGAPAIDLLSNNPDKAAQLSALGVEVGLRVPTGVHLSESNVRYLRAKVERTGHSIDLPSLVG; via the coding sequence ATGCCGCAGCACGGCACCGCCACCGTGCGCTCTCGCGTGCGCATCCCGCTGACCTTCCCCGACGGCTACCACGCCGACGCCGAGGTCTTCACCTTCCACGGCCTCACCGACGGCGCCGAGCACCTGGCGCTCGCCCTCGGCGAGGTGCGCGGCACCCCGCTGGTGCGGCTGCACTCCGAGTGCCTCACCGGCGACGTGTTCGGCTCCGACCGCTGCGACTGCGGGCCGCAGCTGCGCGAGTCCGTCGAGCGGATCAGCGAGGCCGGCGGGTACCTGCTCTACCTGCGCCAGGAAGGCCGCGGCATAGGCCTCTACAACAAGCTGGACGCCTACGCCCTGCAGGACGCCGGCCTGGACACCTACGACGCCAACACCGCCCTCGGCCTGCCCGAGGACGGCCGGGACTACACGGCCGCCGCGCAGATGCTGGCCGCCCTCGGCGCCCCCGCGATCGACCTGCTCAGCAACAACCCCGACAAGGCGGCCCAGCTGTCCGCGCTCGGCGTCGAGGTGGGGCTGCGGGTGCCGACCGGCGTGCACCTGTCCGAGAGCAACGTCCGCTACCTCCGGGCCAAGGTCGAGCGCACCGGCCACTCCATCGACCTGCCGAGCCTGGTCGGCTGA
- a CDS encoding NAD(P)-binding domain-containing protein: protein MTGPAAVPVTVIGAGPYGLATAAHLRAHRVPARVLGEPMDGWRAWMPRGMYLKSTPRASNISDPDGTHRLSDFRAGQGQPPVGDRYPIPVEEFIRYGEWFQRRCVPEVERAVVTRVEYRRDGFQVSLQGGESYTSNAVVMATGLRPYARVPAELAPLLDLGLASHTCDHADLTAFAGQRVAVIGAGQSALESAALLTEAGATATVVARTGQVLFGTPPESDLSGDRGLPRRLAKPGSNLGPGWSHVAFSRAPHAFPYLPDSTRAHLVRTVLGPSGAWWLRDRVEGRVPVLTGCTIRSVEQADGQLRLGLQGPGGRSETLEADHVLAATGYGVDIDRLDILDQGLRRAVRRGNGGAPRLSASFESSVPGLYFTGLSAADTFGPVLRFVCGTAFAAGRTSRGIAAAQGR from the coding sequence GTGACCGGCCCGGCCGCCGTACCGGTCACCGTGATCGGCGCCGGACCGTACGGCCTCGCCACCGCCGCCCACCTGCGCGCCCACCGGGTACCCGCCCGAGTGCTGGGCGAGCCGATGGACGGCTGGCGGGCCTGGATGCCGCGCGGGATGTACCTGAAGTCCACCCCGCGCGCCTCGAACATCTCCGACCCGGACGGCACCCACCGCCTGAGCGACTTCCGGGCCGGGCAGGGGCAACCGCCGGTCGGCGACAGGTACCCGATCCCGGTCGAGGAGTTCATCCGCTACGGCGAGTGGTTCCAGCGGCGCTGCGTGCCGGAGGTCGAGCGCGCCGTGGTGACCCGCGTGGAGTACCGGCGCGACGGGTTCCAGGTCTCCCTCCAAGGCGGCGAGAGCTACACCAGCAACGCGGTGGTGATGGCCACCGGACTGCGCCCGTACGCCCGGGTGCCGGCCGAACTGGCCCCGCTCCTCGACCTCGGCCTGGCCTCGCACACCTGCGACCACGCCGACCTGACCGCCTTCGCCGGTCAGCGCGTCGCGGTGATCGGCGCCGGCCAGTCCGCGCTGGAGAGCGCCGCGCTGCTGACCGAGGCCGGCGCGACGGCGACCGTGGTCGCCAGGACGGGGCAGGTGCTGTTCGGCACCCCGCCCGAGAGCGACCTCAGCGGTGACCGCGGGCTGCCCCGGCGGTTGGCCAAGCCCGGCTCCAACCTCGGCCCCGGCTGGTCGCACGTGGCCTTCAGCCGCGCCCCGCACGCCTTCCCGTACCTGCCGGACAGCACCCGGGCGCACCTGGTGCGCACGGTGCTCGGCCCGTCCGGGGCCTGGTGGCTGCGGGACCGCGTCGAGGGCCGGGTGCCGGTGCTGACCGGGTGCACGATCCGCTCGGTCGAGCAGGCCGACGGGCAGCTGCGGCTCGGCCTCCAGGGGCCGGGCGGGCGGAGCGAGACCCTGGAGGCCGACCATGTGCTGGCCGCCACCGGGTACGGGGTCGACATCGACCGGCTCGACATCCTGGACCAGGGACTGCGCCGGGCCGTGCGCCGGGGGAACGGCGGCGCACCACGGCTCTCCGCCAGCTTCGAGTCCTCCGTCCCCGGGCTGTACTTCACCGGGCTCTCGGCGGCCGACACCTTCGGGCCGGTCCTGCGCTTCGTCTGCGGCACCGCCTTCGCCGCCGGCCGGACCAGCCGGGGGATCGCCGCCGCGCAGGGGCGCTGA
- a CDS encoding NAD(P)-dependent alcohol dehydrogenase, producing the protein MKAVVQDRYGPPEVLELRDVQRPVPGPGEVLLRVRAAGVDPGVRHLTTGLPYLVRLGVGLRAPRVRTRGLDVAGRVAATGPGVRDLRVGDEVFGTGAGSFAEYALVRPERCAPKPANLTFEQAAVVPVSAVTALRALRDAGRVRAGQQVLVIGAAGGVGSFAVQLAKAFGAEVTGVCGPAKAELVRSLGADHVSDYTREDFTDGPRRYDLIVDTAGNRPLSRLRRALTPRGTLVIVGGEHDGRWLGGTDRALRALLLSPFVRQRLRGLLAVPGRADLGVLAGLIEAGRVTPLLDRTFRLDEVPRAVRYLAGGHARGKVAITVAGPEAARPEAAGPQEGPAA; encoded by the coding sequence GTGAAAGCCGTCGTCCAGGACCGGTACGGCCCGCCCGAGGTACTGGAACTGCGGGACGTCCAGCGGCCGGTGCCCGGCCCCGGCGAGGTCCTGCTGCGGGTGCGCGCGGCCGGTGTCGACCCCGGCGTCCGGCACCTGACGACCGGACTTCCCTACCTGGTGCGGCTCGGCGTCGGGCTCCGCGCCCCGCGGGTGCGCACCCGCGGCCTGGACGTCGCGGGGCGGGTCGCGGCGACCGGCCCCGGCGTGCGGGACCTCCGGGTCGGCGACGAGGTGTTCGGCACCGGCGCGGGCTCCTTCGCCGAGTACGCCCTGGTCCGGCCGGAGCGCTGCGCGCCGAAGCCGGCGAACCTGACCTTCGAACAGGCGGCCGTCGTCCCGGTGTCCGCGGTCACCGCCCTGCGGGCGCTGCGCGACGCCGGGCGGGTGCGGGCGGGACAGCAGGTCCTGGTGATCGGCGCGGCCGGCGGGGTGGGGTCGTTCGCGGTGCAGCTGGCCAAGGCCTTCGGCGCGGAGGTCACCGGGGTGTGCGGCCCCGCGAAGGCGGAGCTGGTCCGCTCGCTCGGCGCCGACCACGTCAGCGACTACACCCGCGAGGACTTCACCGACGGGCCGCGGCGCTACGACCTGATCGTCGACACGGCGGGCAACCGCCCGCTGTCACGGCTGCGGCGCGCGCTGACCCCGCGGGGGACGCTGGTGATCGTCGGCGGGGAGCACGACGGCCGGTGGCTGGGCGGCACCGACCGGGCACTCCGGGCGCTGCTGCTCTCGCCCTTCGTCCGCCAACGACTGCGTGGCCTGCTCGCCGTACCGGGCCGGGCCGACCTGGGTGTGCTGGCCGGGCTGATCGAGGCGGGCCGGGTCACCCCGCTGCTCGACCGGACCTTCCGGTTGGACGAAGTCCCCCGGGCCGTCCGGTATCTCGCCGGGGGTCACGCCCGCGGCAAGGTGGCGATCACCGTGGCCGGCCCGGAGGCTGCCAGGCCGGAGGCGGCCGGCCCGCAGGAGGGCCCGGCGGCCTGA
- the lnt gene encoding apolipoprotein N-acyltransferase, translating to MSLRAALTQPPRYASLVAGAVPVLCFPAAGLGGLAWVCLVPGLLLMQRSPGAREAAVRGWWFGAGFILTAMYWLIPSIGPGLLPLALLFGALQGAVGLAVWRLLRPPVTARRALAALVVVPAVWVTTEFARSWHVLGGPWALLGATQWQHPAVLALASVGGIWLVSAAVVAVNTAVTVLLCARRRPVRALAVGAAAAVLLAGPLLFALRTAPAPEGSATVALIQPGVVEDAGQRLDASVRATAALAGQPLDLVVWGESSTTADLDRDTATLAALRGLSAATGAQLLAGEDARKADGRISKDTVLIDPDGIVDRYRKIRLVPFGEYIPLRPALGWIAGVSRAAGENRAPGTAFHVLPVTDRAGAPLPVGALICFESAFPDMSRAAANEGARVLVYQSSTSTFQHTWAPEQHVSLGALRAAETGRPVVQASLTGVSAAFDSQGRELARLGTDRTGALTVRLALAAPQERTVYDRIGDVVPLTAVAVTAAAGVLALRTRRRPAGGAGPAAPVAGADQPPVPAR from the coding sequence ATGTCACTCCGAGCCGCCCTGACCCAGCCCCCTCGCTACGCCTCACTGGTCGCCGGAGCCGTCCCGGTGCTGTGCTTCCCGGCCGCCGGGCTGGGCGGTCTGGCCTGGGTCTGTCTGGTCCCCGGCCTGCTGCTGATGCAGCGGTCCCCGGGCGCCCGGGAGGCGGCCGTCCGGGGCTGGTGGTTCGGCGCCGGCTTCATCCTCACCGCGATGTACTGGCTGATCCCCTCGATCGGCCCGGGGCTGCTGCCGCTCGCGCTGCTCTTCGGCGCCCTGCAGGGCGCGGTCGGCCTGGCGGTGTGGCGGCTGCTGCGCCCGCCGGTGACCGCGCGCCGGGCGCTGGCCGCGCTGGTGGTCGTCCCGGCGGTCTGGGTGACCACCGAGTTCGCGCGCTCCTGGCATGTGCTGGGCGGCCCCTGGGCGCTGCTGGGCGCGACCCAGTGGCAGCACCCGGCGGTGCTCGCGCTGGCCTCGGTCGGCGGGATCTGGCTGGTCAGCGCCGCCGTGGTGGCCGTCAACACGGCGGTCACGGTGCTGCTGTGCGCCCGGCGCCGGCCGGTCCGCGCGCTGGCGGTGGGCGCCGCCGCCGCCGTCCTGCTGGCCGGCCCGTTGCTGTTCGCACTGCGGACGGCGCCGGCGCCGGAGGGGTCCGCGACGGTCGCGCTGATCCAGCCGGGGGTGGTCGAGGACGCCGGGCAGCGGCTGGACGCCAGTGTCCGGGCGACCGCCGCGCTGGCCGGGCAGCCGCTGGACCTGGTGGTCTGGGGCGAGAGCAGCACCACCGCCGACCTGGACCGCGACACGGCCACGCTCGCCGCCCTGCGCGGGCTGTCGGCGGCCACCGGCGCCCAGTTGCTGGCCGGCGAGGACGCCCGCAAGGCCGACGGGCGGATCTCCAAGGACACCGTGCTGATCGACCCGGACGGCATCGTCGACCGGTACCGGAAGATCCGGCTGGTGCCGTTCGGCGAGTACATCCCGCTGCGGCCGGCGCTGGGCTGGATCGCCGGCGTCAGCCGCGCCGCCGGCGAGAACCGGGCCCCGGGCACCGCGTTCCACGTCCTGCCGGTCACCGACCGGGCGGGCGCGCCGCTGCCGGTGGGCGCGCTGATCTGCTTCGAATCGGCCTTCCCCGACATGTCCAGGGCCGCCGCGAACGAGGGGGCCAGGGTGCTGGTCTACCAGTCCTCGACCTCCACCTTCCAGCACACCTGGGCGCCCGAGCAGCACGTCTCGCTGGGCGCGCTGCGGGCCGCCGAGACCGGGCGCCCGGTCGTCCAGGCCTCGCTCACCGGGGTCTCGGCGGCCTTCGACTCCCAGGGCCGGGAGCTGGCCCGGCTCGGCACCGACCGCACCGGCGCGCTGACGGTGCGCCTGGCCCTGGCCGCCCCGCAGGAGCGCACGGTGTACGACCGGATCGGCGACGTGGTGCCGCTGACCGCGGTGGCCGTGACGGCCGCGGCCGGCGTCCTCGCGCTGCGGACCCGGCGGCGGCCGGCGGGCGGCGCCGGGCCGGCCGCGCCGGTCGCCGGCGCGGATCAGCCCCCGGTGCCTGCCCGGTAG